Proteins encoded in a region of the Nicotiana tomentosiformis chromosome 9, ASM39032v3, whole genome shotgun sequence genome:
- the LOC104110994 gene encoding galactokinase-like, producing MARHEELPIPIFSDLEPVYGGGSQLEEAELRFKNLKAKFIDLFGQPPHVYARSPGRVNLIGEHIDYEGYSVLPMAIRQDTIVAIRKHDSDESEKLLRIANVNSDKYSLCNYPADPLQEVDLKNHKWGHYFICGYKGFYEYAKLKGIDAGESVGLDVIVDGTVPTGSGLSSSAAFVCSSTIAIMASVGVNRPKKEIAQLTCECERHIGTQSGGMDQAISVMAQSGFAELIDFNPIRATDVQLPAGGTFVIAHSLAESQKAITAAVNYNNRVVECRLAAIVLGIKLGMEPHEAISNVKTLSDVEGLCISFAGTHGSSDPVLAVKELLHEEPYTSKDIENITQQKLETVFAASPTSLDVLRAAKCYKLHQRAAHVYSEAKRVHAFKDTVSSELSDEDMLKKLGDLMNESHNSCSVLYECSCPELEELVKICRDNGALGARLTGAGWGGCAVALVKESLVPQFILNLKEQFYQSRICKGTINKNDLGLYIFASKPSSGAAIFKF from the exons ATGGCTAGGCACGAGGAATTACCAATTCCAATATTCTCCGATCTTGAGCCAGTTTATGGTGGTGGATCACAGCTTGAAGAAGCTGAACTTCGATTCAAGAATTTGAAGGCTAAGTTCATAGACTTGTTTGGCCAACCCCCTCATGTCTACGCTCGATCCCCAG GGAGAGTGAACTTGATCGGAGAACACATTGATTATGAGGGGTACTCTGTCTTGCCTATGGCAATTCGCCAAGACACAATTGTGGCGATTCGGAAGCACGACTCCGATGAGTCTGAGAAGCTCCTTCGAATTGCCAATGTGAATAGTGACAAGTACTCCTTGTGCAATTACCCTGCTGATCCTCTGCAG GAAGTTGATCTGAAGAATCACAAATGGGGTCATTATTTCATTTGCGG GTACAAGGGTTTCTATGAGTATGCCAAGTTGAAAGGGATAGATGCTGGTGAATCCGTCGGActtgatgttattgttgatggTACAGTTCCAACAG GGTCTGGACTGTCAAGCTCTGCAGCATTTGTTTGCTCTTCCACGATCGCTATAATGGCTTCAGTTGGCGTTAACAGGCCCAAG AAAGAAATTGCTCAACTCACATGTGAATGTGAAAGGCATATTGGGACTCAGTCTGGTGGAATGGATCAG GCCATCTCTGTTATGGCACAATCTGGGTTTGCAGAGCTGATTGATTTCAATCCTATACGTGCAACTGATGTACAACTCCCTGCTGGTGGAACTTTTGTAATAGCCCACTCATTAGCCGAATCACAAAAAGCAATTACTGCTGCAGTTAACTACAATAATCGGGTTGTTGAATGCCGATTAGCTGCT ATTGTACTGGGCATTAAGCTGGGGATGGAACCTCATGAGGCAATATCTAATGTAAAAACGCTTTCTGATGTGGAAGGGTTGTGTATATCATTCGCTGGTACTCACGGTTCTTCCGACCCTGTCCTTGCTGTCAAG GAGCTATTGCATGAGGAACCGTATACTAGCAAAGATATTGAGAATATCACGCAGCAAAAGTTGGAAACGGTCTTTGCCGCTTCACCAACTTCTTTGGATGTGCTTCGGGCTGCTAAATGTTACAAGTTGCATCAG AGAGCTGCCCATGTATATTCTGAAGCCAAACGTGTCCATGCTTTTAAAGACACTGTATCATCAGAATTAAG TGATGAAGACATGCTGAAGAAGTTAGGTGACCTTATGAATGAGAGTCACAATAGCTGCAGCGTTCTTTATGAGTGCAG TTGTCCAGAATTAGAAGAACTTGTGAAGATTTGTCGAGATAATGGTGCTCTTGGAGCTAGGCTTACAGGAGCTGGATGGGGTGGTTGTGCAGTGGCTTTGGTGAAAGAGAGTCTTGTTCCACAGTTTATACTTAATTTGAAG GAGCAATTTTATCAATCAAGGATTTGCAAAGGAACAATCAATAAGAATGATCTTGGCTTGTACATTTTTGCATCCAAACCCTCAAGTGGTGCTGCcattttcaaattttaa